One Paraburkholderia sp. HP33-1 genomic region harbors:
- a CDS encoding amylo-alpha-1,6-glucosidase, producing MTRIESPGDISRLEDEWLEADGFGGFASGTVGTLRTRRYHALLLAATRAPGGRMVLVNGIEAWIEAGGQRFPLSMQRYGPDVIYPDLRGRLADFDTAPWPTWRVQLDADAAVIAEVFVSKSTCETVLRWRLEGGAADAPVLKVRPLLSGRDYHALHHENPAFNFSAQVSADQSCASWQPYGGLPVVRAATNGAYTHAPDWYRNFCYVREQERGLDCSEDLATPGVFSFNLAEGEAAMILSASSAAATASACDKPQTAARATDLAHTEQQRRTALGSRLQRSADAYVVTRNEGRTILAGFPWFTDWGRDTFIAMRGLLIASNRLDDAEAILLEWSGTLSESMLPNRFPDYGDAPEYNSVDASLWFVVAVHDYLATPHASAHTRAHLQQAAETILTGYTNGTRFNIGASADDGLLRAGIPGVQLTWMDAKVGDWVVTPRIGKPVEVQALWINALRIASAWNPQWRQAAERATLAFRQRFVDPATQALFDNVDVDHVPGTVDRSIRPNQVFAVGGLPFPLLEGAAARAVVDQVEAQLLTPLGLRSLAPSDPAYRGHYGGGRLARDGAYHQGTVWLWLIGPFVEAWLRVNGASADNLKQARARFLGPLYAHLDHAGLDHLSEIADGDAPHAPAGTPFQAWSLGELLRIESLLARFERTGA from the coding sequence ATGACTCGCATCGAATCACCTGGCGACATTTCGCGGCTCGAAGACGAATGGCTCGAAGCGGACGGCTTCGGTGGCTTTGCGTCCGGCACGGTCGGCACGCTGCGCACGCGCCGCTATCACGCGTTGCTGCTCGCCGCGACGCGCGCGCCCGGCGGGCGCATGGTGCTCGTCAACGGCATCGAGGCGTGGATCGAGGCGGGCGGCCAGCGGTTCCCGTTGAGCATGCAGCGCTATGGGCCCGACGTGATCTATCCGGATCTGCGCGGACGTCTTGCGGATTTCGACACCGCGCCGTGGCCGACCTGGCGCGTTCAGCTCGATGCAGATGCGGCGGTAATAGCTGAAGTGTTCGTCAGCAAATCGACGTGCGAGACGGTGTTGCGCTGGCGGCTCGAAGGCGGCGCCGCCGATGCGCCCGTGCTGAAGGTCAGGCCGCTGCTGTCGGGCCGCGATTATCATGCGCTGCACCACGAGAATCCGGCCTTCAACTTCTCCGCACAGGTCAGCGCCGATCAATCGTGCGCGAGCTGGCAACCGTATGGCGGATTGCCGGTCGTGCGGGCGGCGACGAACGGCGCATACACGCATGCCCCCGACTGGTATCGCAACTTCTGCTACGTGCGCGAGCAGGAGCGCGGCCTCGATTGCAGCGAAGACCTCGCGACGCCCGGCGTGTTCAGCTTCAATCTCGCTGAAGGCGAAGCGGCGATGATTCTGAGCGCGTCGAGCGCGGCAGCAACGGCAAGCGCGTGCGACAAACCTCAAACCGCCGCCCGCGCCACCGACCTCGCCCACACCGAACAGCAACGCCGCACTGCGCTCGGCTCGCGCCTGCAACGCTCGGCCGACGCCTACGTCGTCACGCGCAACGAAGGCCGCACGATCCTCGCGGGCTTCCCCTGGTTCACCGACTGGGGCCGCGACACCTTCATCGCGATGCGCGGCCTGCTGATCGCGTCGAACCGTCTCGACGACGCCGAAGCGATCCTGCTCGAATGGTCGGGCACGCTGTCCGAAAGCATGCTGCCGAACCGTTTTCCCGACTACGGCGACGCGCCCGAATACAACTCGGTCGACGCCTCGCTATGGTTCGTCGTCGCCGTGCACGACTATCTGGCGACGCCGCATGCAAGCGCGCATACGCGCGCGCATCTGCAGCAAGCCGCTGAGACGATCCTCACCGGCTACACGAACGGCACGCGCTTCAACATCGGCGCGAGCGCCGACGACGGCCTGCTGCGCGCCGGCATCCCCGGCGTGCAACTGACGTGGATGGACGCGAAAGTCGGCGACTGGGTCGTCACGCCGCGCATCGGCAAACCGGTCGAAGTGCAGGCGCTGTGGATCAACGCGCTGCGCATCGCGTCGGCATGGAACCCGCAGTGGCGGCAGGCTGCCGAGCGCGCGACACTCGCGTTTCGACAGCGCTTCGTCGATCCGGCCACGCAGGCGCTGTTCGATAACGTCGACGTCGATCATGTGCCGGGCACGGTCGATCGCTCGATCCGGCCGAACCAGGTCTTCGCGGTCGGCGGGCTGCCTTTTCCGCTGCTCGAAGGCGCGGCGGCGCGTGCGGTGGTGGACCAGGTCGAAGCGCAATTGCTGACGCCGCTCGGCCTGCGCTCGCTCGCGCCCTCCGATCCAGCCTATCGCGGTCACTATGGCGGCGGGCGGCTCGCACGCGACGGCGCCTATCATCAGGGCACCGTGTGGTTGTGGCTGATCGGCCCGTTTGTCGAAGCGTGGCTGCGCGTCAACGGCGCGAGCGCGGATAATCTCAAGCAGGCGCGGGCGCGTTTTCTTGGCCCGCTCTATGCGCATCTCGATCACGCGGGCCTCGACCACCTGTCCGAGATCGCCGACGGCGACGCGCCGCACGCGCCCGCCGGTACGCCGTTTCAGGCATGGTCACTCGGCGAATTGCTGCGCATCGAAAGTCTGCTTGCCCGGTTCGAGCGCACCGGCGCGTAA
- a CDS encoding MGH1-like glycoside hydrolase domain-containing protein, whose amino-acid sequence MPPLRAANLLATIEGARLHSADCGHWQRWGPYLSERQWGTVREDYSANGTAWDSFPHDHARSRAYRWGEDGIAGFGDDRLSWCVSLVLWNRKDPIIKERLFGLTNSQGNHGEDVKELYFYLDGTPTHSYMRMLYKYPHAAYPYQDLIDENARRGCCMPEYELLDTGVFDDQRYFDVRVEYAKHTPDDIVMRVTIENRADEAASIDVLPQIWARNSWSWKENKDKPKLVAGTDPDGAVRLLGHHHVHEPIVVTAWSKDTPQLAWLFCENDTNVKRLFGTDGAGPFKDGFNDYLVHGDANAIRHDAGTKAAAHAALELGPHGHAVVYMRWRPQSASDEAPFDADALFARRIAEADEFYGALQHEITDPDARLVQRQALAGMLWSKQYYQYDVQRWLDGDPLQPRPPAARKHGRNTDWRHLCNADIVSMPDKWEYPWYASWDLAFHAAAFALIDPAFAKKQLLLLVKDRYQHPNGQLPAYEWALSDANPPVHAWAAWRVYEIDRALTGKADRDFLELVFHKLLLNFSWWVNRKDADGHNIFQGGFLGLDNVGIFDRSSPLPTGGHIDQADGTAWMAAYALDLMRMALELAYANHVFVDIGVKFFEHFLYIAEAVSCEDGCDTGLWDSEDEFFYDKLRLPDGSSLPMRVRSIVGLIPLFAVHVLEERLHGGLPSLRERLVWFLEHRPDLAKLVSRWNEPGKGNALLLSVLRGHRMKALLRRALDESEFLSDHGVRALSRFHRDHPFVFQHDGNSFSVKYLPAESDTRVFGGNSNWRGPVWMPVNYLLIESLYEFHRYYGDDFRVEYPTGSGQKFSLSEIADELARRATTLFLKNKDGERPVMGAYPLLQSDPHSQDLILFHEYFHGDNGRGVGASHQTGWTGLVALLLQPRAMAASGNLPLAGEPAPAPAPIPVAAASASAVTSPAEKEPVPSLAATTK is encoded by the coding sequence ATGCCACCGCTGCGCGCTGCCAACCTGCTTGCCACGATCGAAGGTGCCCGGCTGCATTCGGCCGACTGCGGCCACTGGCAGCGCTGGGGGCCGTATCTGAGCGAACGCCAATGGGGCACGGTGCGTGAGGACTACAGCGCCAATGGCACCGCGTGGGACTCCTTTCCGCACGACCATGCGCGCAGCCGCGCCTACCGCTGGGGCGAAGACGGCATCGCCGGTTTCGGCGACGACCGGCTCAGCTGGTGCGTGTCGCTCGTGCTGTGGAATCGCAAGGATCCGATCATCAAGGAGCGCCTGTTCGGCCTGACCAACTCGCAGGGCAATCATGGCGAGGACGTGAAGGAGCTGTACTTCTATCTGGACGGCACGCCCACGCATTCGTACATGCGCATGCTGTACAAGTACCCGCATGCTGCCTATCCCTATCAGGACCTGATCGACGAAAACGCGCGCCGCGGCTGCTGTATGCCGGAGTACGAACTACTCGACACCGGCGTGTTCGACGATCAGCGCTATTTCGACGTGCGGGTCGAATACGCGAAGCACACGCCCGACGACATCGTGATGCGCGTGACGATCGAAAATCGCGCGGACGAGGCGGCGTCGATTGACGTGCTGCCGCAGATCTGGGCGCGCAACTCGTGGTCGTGGAAAGAGAACAAGGACAAGCCGAAGCTCGTCGCAGGCACCGATCCTGACGGCGCCGTGCGTTTGCTTGGCCATCATCATGTGCACGAGCCGATCGTCGTGACCGCGTGGTCGAAGGACACGCCGCAACTCGCGTGGCTGTTCTGCGAGAACGACACGAACGTGAAGCGGCTGTTCGGCACGGACGGCGCGGGCCCATTCAAGGACGGCTTCAACGATTACCTCGTGCACGGCGACGCGAACGCGATCCGTCACGACGCGGGCACCAAGGCCGCCGCGCATGCGGCGCTCGAACTCGGGCCGCATGGGCACGCGGTCGTCTATATGCGCTGGCGCCCACAATCCGCGAGCGATGAAGCGCCATTCGATGCCGACGCGCTGTTCGCTCGCCGCATCGCCGAGGCCGACGAATTCTATGGTGCGTTGCAACACGAGATCACCGATCCCGATGCGCGCCTCGTACAACGTCAGGCGCTCGCCGGCATGCTGTGGTCAAAGCAGTACTACCAGTACGACGTGCAGCGTTGGCTCGACGGCGATCCGCTGCAACCGCGCCCGCCCGCCGCGCGCAAGCACGGCCGCAACACGGACTGGCGGCACCTGTGCAATGCGGACATCGTGTCGATGCCGGACAAGTGGGAGTACCCGTGGTACGCGTCGTGGGATCTCGCGTTTCATGCGGCCGCGTTCGCGCTGATCGATCCGGCGTTCGCGAAGAAGCAACTGCTGCTGCTCGTGAAGGACCGCTATCAGCATCCGAACGGCCAGTTGCCCGCCTACGAATGGGCGTTGAGCGACGCGAACCCGCCCGTGCATGCATGGGCCGCGTGGCGCGTGTACGAGATCGATCGCGCGCTGACCGGCAAGGCCGACCGCGATTTCCTCGAACTCGTGTTTCACAAGCTGCTGCTGAACTTCTCGTGGTGGGTGAACCGCAAGGACGCCGACGGCCACAACATTTTTCAGGGCGGCTTTCTCGGGCTCGACAACGTCGGCATCTTCGATCGCTCGTCGCCGCTGCCGACCGGCGGCCACATCGACCAGGCCGACGGCACCGCATGGATGGCCGCGTATGCGCTGGACCTGATGCGTATGGCGCTCGAACTTGCGTATGCGAACCACGTGTTCGTCGATATCGGCGTGAAGTTCTTCGAGCACTTCCTGTACATAGCGGAAGCAGTCAGTTGCGAGGACGGCTGCGACACGGGCCTGTGGGACAGCGAGGACGAGTTTTTCTACGACAAGCTGCGCCTGCCCGACGGCAGCAGCTTGCCGATGCGCGTGCGCTCGATCGTCGGACTGATCCCGCTGTTCGCCGTGCACGTGCTCGAGGAACGTCTGCACGGTGGCCTGCCGTCGTTGCGCGAGCGCCTCGTGTGGTTTCTCGAGCATCGGCCCGATCTCGCGAAGCTGGTGTCGCGCTGGAACGAGCCCGGCAAGGGCAACGCGCTGCTGCTGTCGGTGCTGCGCGGGCACCGGATGAAGGCATTGTTACGGCGCGCGCTCGATGAAAGCGAATTTCTTTCCGATCATGGCGTGCGAGCGTTGTCGCGTTTCCATCGCGATCATCCGTTCGTGTTCCAGCACGACGGCAACAGCTTCAGCGTGAAGTATCTGCCGGCCGAATCCGATACGCGTGTGTTCGGCGGCAATTCGAACTGGCGCGGGCCGGTGTGGATGCCGGTCAACTATCTGCTGATCGAATCGCTGTACGAGTTTCATCGCTACTACGGCGACGATTTCCGCGTCGAATATCCGACCGGTTCGGGCCAGAAGTTCTCGTTAAGCGAAATCGCTGACGAACTCGCGCGTCGTGCGACCACGCTGTTCCTGAAGAACAAGGATGGCGAGCGGCCCGTGATGGGCGCGTATCCGCTGCTGCAGTCGGACCCGCATTCGCAGGATCTGATCCTGTTTCACGAGTATTTCCATGGCGACAACGGGCGCGGGGTCGGGGCATCGCATCAGACCGGCTGGACCGGGCTCGTCGCGTTGCTGTTGCAGCCGCGCGCGATGGCGGCGTCGGGCAACCTGCCGCTGGCGGGGGAACCGGCTCCCGCGCCAGCACCGATTCCGGTGGCGGCGGCTTCTGCATCCGCGGTAACGTCGCCGGCAGAGAAAGAGCCGGTACCGTCGCTCGCGGCCACAACGAAGTAA
- the zwf gene encoding glucose-6-phosphate dehydrogenase: protein MSTTPNPAASSDQRNAAPALSCKVSASAHDPLPSPAGKKPAPPCTLVIFGAGGDLTQRLLMPALYNLAVDGLLDDSMKIIGINHGERETREWIDELHTSLQQFAADKASTFHAGKLDDNAWNWIAQRLEYMAGEFESDDTFAKLKQKLDQSKDGNAIFYLAVGARFFKPISERLGKASLLKEGDGANGGFRRLVIEKPFGADLASARDLNAHILSYAQESQVYRIDHFLGKDTVQSILAVRFANAFFEPIWRREYIDCVQITAAETIGVEGRGKFYEQTGAFRDMVPNHLFQLLGVVAMEPPNSFDAEAVRNRKADLFNAIQPLTPDDVVFGQYEKGSAGVGYREEPNVAPGSKTETYAAARVFVENWRWAGVPFYLRTGKRLAARHTEISVQLKPVPFLLFRDTQVDALTPNVLTICIDPAHGTSFDFNVKTPGPVMEVGPVQSSFDYGDFFAERANVGYEALLYDCMLGDATLFQRADSIETCWCAVDDVLHPSSGGALAVHGYAAGSEGPAEADALLARHGHAWRPLQRKAPGSKS from the coding sequence ATGTCGACTACACCGAACCCTGCTGCTTCTTCCGATCAACGCAACGCCGCGCCCGCACTGAGCTGCAAGGTCAGCGCAAGCGCGCACGACCCGTTGCCGTCGCCGGCCGGCAAGAAACCCGCACCGCCATGCACGCTCGTGATCTTTGGCGCGGGCGGCGATCTGACCCAACGTCTGCTGATGCCCGCGCTCTACAACCTCGCGGTCGATGGCCTGCTCGACGACAGCATGAAGATCATCGGCATCAATCACGGCGAACGCGAAACGCGCGAATGGATCGACGAACTGCACACGTCGCTTCAGCAGTTCGCCGCCGACAAGGCCAGCACCTTCCACGCCGGCAAGCTCGACGACAACGCCTGGAACTGGATCGCGCAGCGCCTCGAATACATGGCGGGCGAGTTCGAATCCGACGACACGTTCGCGAAACTGAAGCAGAAGCTCGATCAGTCGAAAGACGGCAACGCGATTTTCTACCTCGCGGTCGGCGCGCGTTTTTTCAAACCGATCTCCGAGCGACTCGGCAAGGCCAGCTTGCTGAAGGAAGGCGACGGCGCAAACGGCGGCTTTCGCCGCCTCGTGATCGAGAAGCCGTTCGGCGCCGATCTGGCATCGGCGCGCGATCTGAACGCGCACATCCTGTCGTATGCGCAGGAATCGCAGGTGTACCGCATCGATCATTTTCTCGGCAAGGACACCGTGCAGAGCATTCTCGCGGTGCGCTTCGCGAATGCGTTCTTCGAGCCGATCTGGCGGCGCGAGTACATCGACTGTGTGCAGATCACGGCGGCGGAAACGATCGGCGTCGAAGGGCGCGGCAAGTTCTACGAGCAGACCGGCGCGTTTCGCGACATGGTGCCGAACCACCTGTTCCAGCTGCTCGGCGTGGTCGCGATGGAGCCGCCCAATTCGTTCGACGCCGAAGCCGTGCGCAACCGGAAGGCCGACCTGTTCAACGCGATCCAGCCGTTGACGCCTGACGACGTCGTGTTCGGCCAATACGAAAAAGGCTCGGCAGGCGTGGGCTATCGCGAGGAGCCCAACGTCGCCCCCGGCAGCAAGACGGAAACCTACGCGGCGGCGCGCGTGTTCGTCGAGAACTGGCGCTGGGCCGGTGTGCCGTTCTATCTACGCACCGGTAAGCGGCTCGCCGCGCGCCACACCGAGATTTCGGTGCAACTGAAGCCGGTGCCGTTTCTCCTGTTCCGCGACACGCAAGTCGATGCCTTGACGCCGAACGTGCTGACCATTTGCATCGATCCCGCGCACGGCACGAGCTTCGATTTCAACGTGAAGACGCCGGGGCCGGTGATGGAGGTCGGCCCGGTGCAGTCGTCGTTCGACTACGGCGACTTCTTCGCGGAACGCGCGAACGTCGGTTACGAGGCGCTGCTGTACGACTGTATGCTGGGCGACGCGACGCTGTTCCAGCGCGCCGATAGCATCGAGACGTGCTGGTGCGCGGTCGACGACGTGCTGCATCCCAGCAGCGGCGGCGCGCTCGCCGTGCACGGTTATGCGGCCGGCAGCGAAGGGCCGGCCGAAGCCGACGCGCTGCTCGCGCGCCATGGCCACGCGTGGCGGCCGTTGCAGCGGAAAGCGCCCGGCAGCAAGTCGTAG
- a CDS encoding ROK family protein, which translates to MATSKKNAVKRSAPKGGSENILAIDVGGTGLKAAIIDADGHMKTGRVRVATPHPCTPDQLVDALAQLVAPLVGEAPPGCISIGFPGVVRDNRILTAPHFGIEGWHDIALADSLAQRLGGLPVRMINDAEVQGFAAIEGHGLEFVLTLGTGAGTAMFRDGELMPHLELAHHPVSKKGVAYDEYIGEAAREQIGNKRWNRRVEKVIGILDSLVNYDKLWIGGGNAARIKFALPANVATVSNDAGIEGGARLWHPLSVRETRQYPEATQKTGRFKPK; encoded by the coding sequence GTGGCAACCAGCAAGAAGAACGCAGTGAAGCGCAGCGCGCCGAAAGGCGGCAGCGAGAACATTCTCGCGATCGACGTTGGCGGCACCGGCCTGAAGGCCGCCATCATCGACGCCGATGGGCACATGAAAACCGGGCGCGTACGCGTCGCGACGCCGCATCCGTGCACGCCGGACCAGTTGGTGGACGCGCTGGCGCAACTCGTTGCGCCGCTCGTCGGAGAGGCGCCGCCTGGCTGTATCTCGATCGGTTTTCCGGGTGTGGTGCGCGATAACCGCATTCTGACCGCGCCGCACTTCGGCATCGAAGGCTGGCACGACATTGCGCTCGCGGATTCACTTGCGCAGCGCCTGGGGGGCCTGCCGGTGCGGATGATCAACGACGCCGAGGTGCAGGGCTTCGCGGCGATCGAGGGTCACGGCCTCGAATTCGTGCTGACGCTCGGCACCGGCGCGGGCACCGCGATGTTTCGCGATGGCGAGTTGATGCCGCATCTGGAGCTCGCGCATCATCCGGTCAGCAAGAAGGGCGTCGCCTATGACGAATACATTGGCGAGGCCGCGCGCGAGCAGATCGGCAACAAGCGGTGGAACCGGCGCGTCGAGAAGGTGATCGGCATTCTCGATTCGCTGGTCAATTACGACAAGCTGTGGATCGGCGGCGGCAATGCGGCGCGTATCAAGTTCGCGTTGCCTGCGAACGTGGCGACCGTATCGAACGACGCGGGGATCGAGGGCGGCGCGCGCTTGTGGCATCCGCTGTCGGTGCGCGAGACGCGGCAGTATCCGGAGGCGACGCAGAAGACGGGGAGGTTTAAGCCGAAGTGA
- a CDS encoding type VI secretion system amidase immunity protein Tai4 yields the protein MSACYAKGDQPATPQAGARTYAQNYKDMVLATCIANAYENDKDAAMDVGSSVSALRDWTLYDLETAPDAIKNLVDNYLARDYQNPLVESETKGVRFDFLKCLDLYHSKELDEQVKRLVINPKHTYRQDNPSSAKSK from the coding sequence ATGTCAGCTTGCTATGCGAAAGGTGATCAACCTGCAACTCCACAAGCTGGAGCACGTACCTATGCACAGAATTACAAAGACATGGTTCTGGCTACTTGTATAGCGAACGCATACGAGAATGACAAGGATGCTGCCATGGATGTTGGAAGCAGCGTCAGTGCATTGCGAGATTGGACTTTGTATGACTTGGAGACGGCTCCAGACGCGATCAAAAACTTGGTGGACAATTATCTGGCGCGAGATTATCAAAACCCGCTGGTCGAATCGGAAACTAAAGGTGTCCGCTTCGATTTCCTGAAGTGCCTGGACCTCTACCACAGTAAGGAATTGGACGAACAGGTCAAGCGATTGGTCATCAACCCCAAGCACACTTACAGGCAGGATAATCCATCGTCAGCAAAGTCGAAGTAA
- a CDS encoding YbhB/YbcL family Raf kinase inhibitor-like protein, producing MTRIHLNLARRLLSVSACALLAYASAHAYALEAFAVSSPGLADGGTLNTSHAASANNCGGGNASPALQWHNAPAGTKSFAVTIFDPDGAKGLGIVHWIVYGIAPTTTGLAEGEAAPPGSVAGTNRTGGPGYFGPCPPVGEVPHHYVAQVYALDLPPDALPAGLTRDAFHAAIKDHVLAATSTVLRYGR from the coding sequence ATGACTCGCATCCACTTGAACCTCGCGCGGCGCCTGCTCTCCGTCAGCGCGTGCGCGCTGCTCGCTTACGCGAGCGCGCATGCATACGCGCTCGAGGCCTTCGCGGTGTCGTCGCCGGGACTTGCCGATGGCGGTACGCTGAACACGAGTCATGCGGCGAGCGCGAACAACTGCGGCGGCGGCAACGCGTCTCCGGCGCTGCAATGGCATAACGCGCCGGCCGGCACCAAAAGCTTCGCGGTGACGATCTTCGATCCGGACGGTGCGAAAGGCCTCGGCATCGTGCACTGGATCGTGTACGGCATCGCACCCACCACGACCGGACTCGCCGAGGGCGAGGCCGCGCCGCCGGGCAGCGTTGCCGGCACCAATCGCACGGGCGGTCCCGGCTATTTCGGACCGTGTCCGCCGGTCGGCGAGGTGCCGCATCACTATGTCGCGCAGGTCTATGCGCTCGATCTGCCGCCCGACGCGTTGCCGGCCGGCTTGACGCGCGACGCGTTCCACGCCGCGATCAAGGATCACGTGCTCGCCGCGACGAGCACGGTGCTGCGCTACGGACGCTGA